A genome region from Altererythrobacter aquiaggeris includes the following:
- a CDS encoding OmpA family protein, translating into MHNASKGSKGLIVLAMLALPVSGSLAAQDQNIAGDEVMTTVYGTPPADLSGLAAGPEIEGIITARTGEAMQVTTSDGSNTVVSISEGTQIRAKKGLFGLGRDVLNADALLNGLPVTVETVRWGGGLVASQIRFKNDDFQTAAMIRNGTSQRFAEQGAAIEQNAAATEALRGRVGDIDKYNIKGTTNVYYDTGKWKLSPQAETELCAAAAQADAMDNALLLVVGYTDSVGSQEYNQVLSERRAGRVVNFLQQECRWKPWRMLTPTGMAEADPLADNNTAAGKAQNRRVSVNILVSKGLDGM; encoded by the coding sequence ATGCACAACGCTTCCAAAGGGTCAAAAGGCCTGATCGTGCTGGCGATGCTGGCTTTGCCGGTATCGGGCAGTCTTGCTGCGCAGGACCAGAATATTGCCGGCGACGAAGTCATGACAACAGTGTACGGCACCCCGCCTGCTGACCTGAGCGGTCTGGCCGCAGGCCCGGAAATCGAAGGCATAATTACCGCCCGCACTGGCGAGGCCATGCAGGTTACCACCAGCGATGGGTCCAACACTGTGGTGAGCATCAGCGAGGGTACCCAGATCAGAGCCAAAAAGGGGCTGTTCGGGCTTGGGCGTGACGTGCTGAACGCTGATGCGCTGCTAAACGGTTTGCCTGTCACGGTCGAAACCGTTCGGTGGGGTGGCGGATTAGTAGCTAGCCAGATCAGGTTCAAGAACGATGATTTCCAAACCGCTGCAATGATCCGCAACGGGACTTCGCAACGCTTCGCCGAACAGGGTGCTGCGATCGAACAGAATGCAGCAGCAACCGAAGCGTTACGCGGCCGTGTGGGTGATATCGACAAGTACAATATCAAAGGCACCACCAACGTTTATTATGACACCGGAAAGTGGAAACTATCACCGCAAGCCGAAACCGAACTGTGTGCCGCGGCAGCACAGGCCGATGCGATGGACAACGCCCTTCTGCTGGTCGTCGGCTATACCGATTCGGTTGGTAGCCAGGAATATAATCAGGTTCTCAGCGAAAGGCGCGCCGGCCGGGTGGTAAACTTCCTTCAGCAGGAATGTCGCTGGAAACCATGGCGTATGCTGACCCCGACCGGCATGGCCGAGGCCGACCCGCTGGCTGACAACAATACTGCGGCGGGCAAAGCGCAAAACCGCAGGGTTTCGGTTAATATTCTCGTCAGCAAGGGTCTTGACGGAATGTAG
- a CDS encoding DUF177 domain-containing protein: MSGGEFSRTIRVQKIRDGAETITANERERQALAERFGITAIDRLVASLTLTPKDGEVLASGRVEAEIVQPCAVSGEDFRLHISEKLELRFVQGVADDVAPDEEIELTEDDLDVVDFDGETVDIGEAVAQSLGLAIDPFARGPDAETARKKAGIKDETMPGGAFAEALAALKPN, translated from the coding sequence ATGAGCGGCGGAGAATTCAGCCGGACAATCCGGGTCCAGAAAATCCGCGACGGAGCAGAGACTATAACTGCAAACGAGCGAGAACGTCAGGCGTTGGCCGAGCGGTTCGGAATAACTGCGATAGACCGTCTTGTGGCGTCACTCACCCTTACACCGAAAGACGGTGAAGTGCTGGCCTCGGGGCGGGTGGAGGCGGAAATTGTCCAGCCCTGTGCGGTTTCGGGCGAGGATTTTCGCTTGCATATATCCGAAAAGCTCGAGCTTCGCTTCGTTCAGGGCGTGGCTGACGATGTAGCACCCGACGAGGAAATCGAGCTCACCGAAGACGACCTCGATGTTGTGGATTTCGACGGCGAAACTGTCGATATCGGCGAAGCGGTTGCGCAGAGTTTGGGTCTGGCAATCGATCCTTTTGCACGCGGCCCCGATGCAGAAACGGCCCGCAAGAAAGCCGGCATAAAAGACGAAACCATGCCCGGCGGAGCATTTGCCGAAGCATTGGCGGCGCTGAAACCGAACTGA
- a CDS encoding ubiquinol-cytochrome C chaperone family protein, with protein MSFIARILGLQPDPREGLRPLWHRVIEIARKEKWYAQFGAADTLAGRFDMITAVHSLTLLRMEKSPDLVTPCVHLTELFVQDMDGQMREAGVGDVVVGKHVGKQMAVLGGRLGAFRAALKPGEISLMTSAVERNLTLLEGADPGRMAAALTGLWHALDAASDEEILAGRIEYGKSGQ; from the coding sequence ATGTCTTTCATTGCCCGCATTCTTGGCCTGCAACCCGACCCGCGCGAGGGTTTGCGCCCGCTTTGGCACCGGGTCATCGAAATTGCGCGCAAGGAAAAATGGTACGCGCAGTTTGGCGCCGCGGACACGCTGGCAGGCCGATTCGACATGATTACCGCGGTCCACTCGCTGACATTGCTGAGAATGGAGAAGTCGCCCGACCTTGTCACGCCTTGTGTTCACCTCACCGAATTGTTTGTCCAGGATATGGACGGGCAAATGCGTGAAGCCGGCGTGGGCGATGTTGTTGTGGGGAAACATGTCGGCAAGCAAATGGCAGTGCTCGGCGGAAGGCTGGGTGCATTTCGCGCGGCGCTGAAACCGGGTGAAATAAGCCTTATGACAAGCGCAGTGGAACGCAATCTGACTTTGCTGGAGGGTGCCGACCCTGGCCGAATGGCCGCAGCACTTACCGGGCTGTGGCATGCGCTGGATGCGGCCAGCGACGAAGAAATCCTGGCGGGCCGGATTGAGTATGGAAAATCCGGGCAATGA
- a CDS encoding outer membrane protein assembly factor BamE: protein MRSIGRNSGHFLVVGAVALALLAGGCSSINDRRGYIVSPALVDAIQPGIDNRLSVSQTLGRPTFTSQYGTQTWYYVSSQTGQKPFTAPSIIGHSVLKVEFDASGNVTSTDRTGMDLVAKINPDGTETPTLGRERGFLEDLFGNIGSVGGLPGQGAPAP, encoded by the coding sequence ATGCGGTCAATTGGACGGAATTCTGGACATTTTCTTGTCGTCGGTGCGGTTGCGCTCGCGCTGCTAGCCGGCGGTTGCAGTTCGATCAACGATCGGCGCGGTTATATCGTCAGCCCGGCGCTGGTTGATGCCATTCAGCCTGGTATCGATAACCGGCTATCGGTTTCGCAGACGCTTGGCCGGCCCACCTTTACCAGCCAGTACGGAACACAAACCTGGTATTACGTATCCAGCCAGACCGGGCAGAAGCCGTTTACCGCACCAAGTATTATCGGACATTCGGTCCTCAAGGTAGAATTCGACGCTTCAGGCAATGTAACATCTACCGATCGCACCGGAATGGATCTCGTCGCCAAAATCAACCCCGATGGCACCGAAACGCCAACGCTTGGCAGGGAACGTGGTTTTCTGGAAGATCTGTTTGGAAACATCGGTTCGGTCGGCGGGCTTCCTGGTCAGGGCGCCCCTGCTCCCTGA
- the hslV gene encoding ATP-dependent protease subunit HslV, producing the protein MSASDNSHGLAPWHGTTIIGVSKGGKTVIAGDGQVSMGNTVMKPNARKVRRIGEGGKVVAGFAGATADAFTLFERLEKKLEQHRGQLMRAAVEMAKDWRTDKYLRNLEALMIVADAETLLVLTGNGDVLEPEGGVAAIGSGGNYALSAARALDPYEDDAEKIARRAMAVAAEVCVFTNDRVTVETV; encoded by the coding sequence ATGAGCGCATCAGACAATTCGCACGGGCTGGCACCGTGGCACGGCACCACCATCATCGGCGTTAGCAAAGGCGGCAAGACCGTTATTGCGGGTGACGGTCAGGTATCGATGGGCAACACGGTTATGAAACCCAATGCCCGCAAGGTTCGCCGGATCGGCGAAGGCGGTAAAGTTGTTGCCGGTTTTGCAGGTGCGACCGCAGATGCTTTCACACTGTTCGAACGGCTTGAGAAAAAACTGGAACAGCACCGCGGCCAGCTGATGCGCGCCGCTGTCGAAATGGCCAAGGATTGGCGGACCGACAAGTATCTCCGCAATCTTGAGGCGCTGATGATTGTGGCAGACGCTGAAACGCTTCTGGTGCTGACCGGGAACGGTGACGTTCTGGAGCCTGAAGGGGGCGTGGCTGCAATTGGCTCGGGCGGAAATTATGCCCTTTCCGCTGCACGCGCGCTCGATCCGTACGAGGATGATGCCGAAAAGATCGCCCGCCGCGCAATGGCTGTCGCAGCAGAAGTCTGTGTTTTCACAAATGACCGTGTGACGGTCGAGACCGTTTGA
- the hslU gene encoding ATP-dependent protease ATPase subunit HslU, with translation MIDNLTPKAIVAALDEHIIGQQDAKRAVAVAMRNRWRRQRLSPELRDEVTPKNILMIGPTGCGKTEISRRLAKLAEAPFIKIEATKFTEVGYVGRDVEQIARDLAEEAIRLEKDRRREAVREAASEAAMDRLLIALVGDNASEATRESFRQRIVQNAMNDTEVEIEVQDSPAMSMDIPGMGGAMGMIDLSDMMGKALGRNNAKRRKMKVPDAWDKLVDEEAEKRMDQDDVARVALANAETNGIVFLDEIDKIAVSDVRGGSVSREGVQRDLLPLIEGTTVATKYGPMKTDHILFIASGAFHVAKPSDMLPELQGRLPIRVELRALTEADFVRILSETRANLVSQYTSLIATEDVTLTITEDAIAEVAKIAAQVNESVENIGARRLQTVMEKLLEEISFEAEEHAGETIIVDAAYVKERLTDLAQDSDLSKYIL, from the coding sequence ATGATCGACAATCTAACTCCCAAAGCCATTGTGGCCGCGCTGGATGAACATATCATCGGCCAGCAGGATGCAAAACGCGCTGTCGCGGTTGCGATGCGCAACCGGTGGCGCCGCCAACGCCTTTCCCCTGAATTGCGCGACGAGGTTACGCCCAAAAACATTCTGATGATCGGGCCCACCGGCTGCGGGAAAACCGAGATCAGCCGCCGTCTGGCCAAACTCGCCGAGGCGCCCTTTATCAAGATCGAAGCGACCAAGTTCACCGAGGTCGGCTATGTCGGGCGGGATGTCGAACAGATTGCCCGCGATCTGGCCGAAGAGGCGATCCGCCTGGAGAAAGACCGCCGCCGCGAAGCGGTGCGCGAAGCGGCTTCCGAGGCGGCAATGGACCGGCTGCTGATCGCGCTGGTGGGTGACAATGCGTCGGAGGCGACCCGCGAAAGTTTCCGGCAGCGGATTGTCCAGAACGCCATGAACGACACAGAGGTTGAAATCGAAGTGCAGGACAGCCCTGCAATGTCGATGGATATTCCCGGAATGGGCGGCGCAATGGGCATGATCGACTTGTCCGATATGATGGGCAAGGCGCTGGGCAGGAACAATGCAAAACGCCGCAAGATGAAAGTTCCCGATGCGTGGGACAAGCTGGTTGACGAAGAAGCGGAAAAGCGGATGGACCAGGATGATGTCGCCCGCGTCGCGCTTGCAAATGCCGAGACTAACGGAATTGTATTCCTCGATGAAATTGACAAGATCGCGGTCAGCGATGTGCGCGGCGGATCGGTTAGCCGCGAGGGTGTGCAGCGCGATCTGCTTCCGCTTATCGAAGGCACCACCGTAGCCACCAAATACGGTCCGATGAAGACCGACCACATTCTATTTATCGCAAGCGGCGCGTTTCACGTTGCCAAGCCTTCGGACATGTTACCTGAATTGCAGGGCCGTTTGCCGATCCGGGTGGAATTGCGCGCTCTGACAGAAGCGGACTTCGTTCGCATATTATCCGAAACACGGGCCAATCTTGTGTCGCAATATACCTCGCTGATTGCGACCGAAGACGTCACTCTGACCATTACCGAGGACGCGATTGCGGAAGTTGCCAAGATCGCTGCACAAGTGAACGAAAGTGTCGAGAATATCGGTGCCCGCCGTCTGCAGACCGTGATGGAGAAGCTGCTTGAAGAAATCAGCTTCGAAGCCGAGGAGCATGCTGGCGAGACGATCATCGTCGATGCGGCTTATGTGAAGGAACGCCTGACCGATCTGGCGCAGGACAGCGACCTCAGCAAATACATACTTTGA
- a CDS encoding pitrilysin family protein — protein sequence MLRTVLAAGAAAIALAVAAPLGAQNSASQPAITPPEIEFTEWMLDNGLRVVAVEDDSTSMVTTSLWYEIGSKLDPEGRSGFAHLFEHIGSRKTENMPYNMIYGLTADIGGTRNASNSADRTNYFETVPAQYLERMLWTHKERMALTVVDDDVFETERGVVKEELRQRVLAPPYGRFLRFVLPENSYDVLPQRRPGIGSIEELDSATLDDARAFYQAYYGPDTATLIVAGNFDLAELRMLVDEYFADIPRRPDPVELTISTREPERSAPRFVNATAPNVPLPLVGASWKLPEAGHPDMAALEMMDTIMSQGDNSRLHEALIRTGKAVQAQQYINESEEGGFFAQFAYINPASDRDEVSAIMAAVREDMRTKLVSDAELAEARNELFAMSLRQRETARGRAFELGEALVLTGDPKAADKRLAALAAVTAEDIRRAAHKYLRPDGRVEFTYLQGADDKAAYANPAPVPTFRSLPAATGEPRKVNPPETREAPPGPGETPFVATSDITETTLANGIQVVAAQTGDVPIATMTVLLPGGSASDPRAKAGIAEFAAALADKGTNTLGAREIAARLESLGASMSGRAGTDGTVFSLTAPVATMEAAGEVLADVIRNAAYPQDEFQRERTRAIDSLQVSLKDPGALARYVMQPVMYGGAAYGTLAGGTPDSLAELTAADLLKHRETYWHPARTKVIVSGGISAGDATALANRLLGGWTKGSEPAAEIADPDGAAQRVRTIVVDMPEAGQAAVIAAVRSVSRADDRYYPLMLANSVLGGGSSGRLFEEVRTKRSLSYGAYSAMPSLAGEAVLSASAQTKNESAADVAKIFLDEFARLGAQPLEEDALETRRLFLAGAYARSLETSAGFNSIVADLLQQGIEPAEAARLAQRLSAVNAQAASDAATAVVDPAQATLIIVGDSKQFIEGIRKLRPGVEVISAADLDLSNETLRRAIQ from the coding sequence ATGCTCAGAACCGTTCTTGCAGCAGGCGCTGCCGCTATCGCGCTGGCCGTGGCCGCGCCGCTGGGCGCTCAGAACAGCGCCAGCCAACCAGCGATTACCCCGCCAGAGATCGAATTTACCGAATGGATGCTGGATAACGGACTGCGCGTCGTCGCGGTTGAGGATGATTCCACCAGTATGGTCACAACTTCGCTGTGGTATGAGATCGGCTCTAAACTTGATCCCGAGGGCCGGTCCGGCTTTGCGCATTTGTTTGAGCATATCGGCAGCCGCAAAACCGAAAATATGCCGTATAACATGATTTACGGGCTGACCGCAGATATCGGCGGGACGCGCAATGCATCCAACAGCGCGGATCGTACCAATTATTTCGAGACTGTTCCCGCGCAATATCTTGAACGGATGTTGTGGACGCATAAGGAACGCATGGCGCTTACGGTTGTCGATGATGACGTTTTCGAAACAGAGCGCGGCGTGGTTAAAGAAGAGCTGCGCCAGCGCGTTCTTGCACCGCCATATGGCAGGTTCCTGCGCTTTGTGCTGCCTGAAAACAGCTACGATGTTCTGCCGCAGCGGCGCCCGGGTATCGGCAGCATTGAAGAACTGGATTCAGCGACACTGGATGATGCCCGGGCGTTCTATCAGGCTTATTACGGTCCCGACACAGCCACGCTGATTGTTGCCGGCAATTTCGATCTGGCAGAATTGCGAATGTTGGTAGACGAATATTTTGCCGATATTCCGCGTCGTCCCGATCCGGTCGAGTTGACAATCAGCACCCGCGAACCGGAGCGGTCCGCCCCGCGTTTCGTAAACGCGACGGCGCCGAATGTACCCTTGCCGTTGGTTGGCGCGTCGTGGAAGCTCCCCGAAGCCGGCCATCCCGATATGGCTGCGCTTGAAATGATGGATACCATCATGTCGCAGGGCGACAACAGCCGTTTGCACGAGGCGTTGATCCGCACGGGCAAAGCGGTCCAGGCACAGCAATATATCAATGAAAGCGAGGAGGGCGGGTTCTTCGCGCAATTCGCTTACATCAATCCCGCTTCCGATCGGGACGAAGTCAGCGCCATTATGGCGGCCGTGCGCGAGGATATGCGGACAAAGCTGGTGAGCGATGCCGAACTTGCCGAAGCGCGCAATGAACTTTTTGCGATGTCTCTTCGCCAGCGGGAAACCGCGCGGGGCCGTGCATTTGAGCTGGGCGAGGCACTGGTTTTAACCGGCGACCCCAAGGCCGCAGACAAGCGGCTTGCCGCGCTTGCGGCTGTCACTGCCGAAGATATCCGCCGCGCCGCGCACAAATATCTGCGGCCCGATGGCCGTGTCGAATTTACTTATCTTCAGGGCGCGGATGATAAGGCTGCCTATGCCAATCCCGCACCGGTTCCTACCTTCCGCAGTTTGCCTGCTGCCACGGGCGAGCCGCGCAAGGTAAATCCCCCCGAAACGCGCGAAGCCCCTCCCGGCCCGGGCGAAACACCATTTGTCGCAACCTCGGACATTACCGAGACGACATTGGCAAACGGCATTCAGGTCGTCGCCGCGCAGACGGGTGATGTCCCGATTGCCACGATGACCGTATTGTTGCCCGGCGGCAGCGCCAGCGATCCGCGCGCCAAAGCCGGGATCGCCGAATTTGCTGCAGCGCTTGCCGACAAAGGCACCAACACGTTGGGCGCGAGAGAGATCGCAGCACGGTTGGAAAGTCTGGGCGCTTCCATGTCCGGCAGGGCCGGGACCGATGGCACCGTTTTCAGCCTGACCGCACCTGTCGCAACGATGGAGGCAGCGGGCGAGGTGCTGGCAGATGTCATCCGGAACGCTGCCTATCCCCAGGACGAATTTCAGCGCGAGCGCACGCGGGCGATCGACAGTTTGCAGGTTTCGCTCAAAGATCCAGGCGCCCTCGCGCGGTATGTCATGCAGCCGGTAATGTACGGCGGCGCGGCTTACGGCACATTGGCTGGGGGCACGCCGGACAGCCTTGCAGAACTGACCGCTGCCGATCTTTTAAAGCACCGCGAAACCTATTGGCATCCGGCACGGACAAAAGTGATCGTGAGCGGAGGAATATCTGCGGGTGATGCAACTGCGCTTGCCAACCGCCTGCTGGGCGGCTGGACGAAGGGCAGCGAACCGGCAGCCGAAATCGCCGATCCTGATGGCGCGGCGCAGCGTGTGCGGACAATTGTCGTCGATATGCCCGAAGCGGGGCAAGCAGCTGTGATCGCTGCAGTGCGCTCCGTCTCGCGCGCAGATGATCGGTATTATCCTCTGATGCTGGCCAATTCGGTGCTGGGGGGAGGATCGAGCGGGCGGTTGTTCGAAGAGGTCCGCACCAAACGCAGCCTGAGCTACGGCGCTTACAGCGCAATGCCTTCGCTGGCGGGTGAAGCTGTCTTGTCGGCTAGCGCGCAGACCAAAAACGAAAGCGCTGCGGATGTCGCAAAGATATTTCTCGATGAATTTGCCCGGCTGGGCGCGCAGCCGCTCGAGGAAGATGCGCTGGAAACGCGGCGCCTGTTCCTTGCCGGTGCTTATGCGCGGTCGCTTGAAACCAGCGCGGGCTTTAACAGCATTGTCGCAGATCTGCTCCAACAAGGGATCGAGCCTGCCGAAGCGGCGCGGCTGGCGCAGCGGCTTTCCGCAGTGAATGCACAAGCTGCGTCTGATGCGGCGACGGCGGTGGTCGATCCGGCGCAGGCAACGCTTATTATTGTCGGCGATTCGAAGCAATTCATCGAAGGCATTCGGAAATTGCGCCCCGGCGTCGAAGTGATTTCGGCCGCTGATCTCGACTTGTCGAACGAGACGCTGCGGCGCGCAATCCAATAG
- a CDS encoding sterol desaturase family protein, protein MNHNPDLGTFLAEKIPHIFVLDFSRYMIAASLVACAVWLLSRTSWASRKIQTRDATRADFKREFTSSIRTVVIYVIAMLPVIWLFTAGYLPTYQGEYGWGTYAAYLTAIILAHDAYFYWTHRTMHHPRLFKAFHLHHHKTITPTAWTSYSFDIGEAFVMVAFMPIWLILVPTPGGVIFTFLAVMITRNAMAHAGLELHPRGWANHPVLEWISTTTHHDMHHGGSFKHNFGFYFTFWDKLMGTEHPDYVATFNRVTGAADRAGAGIPAKTESPQAA, encoded by the coding sequence TTGAACCATAATCCTGACCTCGGTACATTTCTGGCAGAGAAAATCCCGCACATCTTCGTGCTGGATTTTTCACGCTACATGATTGCGGCATCACTGGTCGCCTGTGCGGTATGGCTGCTGTCCCGGACCAGCTGGGCGAGCCGGAAAATCCAGACGCGCGATGCCACACGGGCAGATTTCAAACGTGAGTTCACTTCATCAATCCGGACGGTAGTGATTTATGTCATCGCGATGTTGCCTGTCATCTGGTTGTTCACGGCAGGTTATCTGCCGACCTATCAAGGCGAATATGGCTGGGGCACCTATGCGGCCTATCTGACCGCCATCATCCTGGCCCACGATGCGTATTTCTATTGGACCCACCGCACGATGCATCATCCGCGCCTGTTCAAGGCATTTCACTTGCATCACCACAAAACGATTACTCCGACTGCGTGGACATCATACAGTTTTGACATAGGCGAAGCGTTTGTGATGGTCGCATTCATGCCGATCTGGCTGATCCTCGTGCCGACACCCGGCGGCGTGATTTTTACATTTCTGGCGGTCATGATAACCCGTAATGCGATGGCGCACGCCGGGCTGGAACTGCACCCGCGCGGATGGGCGAACCATCCCGTCCTGGAATGGATATCGACCACCACCCATCACGACATGCACCACGGGGGCAGCTTCAAGCATAATTTCGGTTTCTATTTCACCTTTTGGGACAAGCTGATGGGGACCGAGCATCCCGATTATGTGGCGACATTCAACCGTGTCACCGGCGCCGCTGACCGTGCGGGGGCTGGCATTCCGGCAAAGACCGAAAGCCCGCAAGCCGCCTGA
- a CDS encoding ABC transporter ATP-binding protein/permease, protein MPPDTVTPSQISSAKLADPESWVTLKRFLPYLWPDDRPDLRMRIIIAMFFVVLTKATILALPFAYKNAVDAMATPSNEATMVALALVLAYGLGRFSGVVFDNLRNVIFERVGQEATRNLAEDVFGKLHNLSLRFHLSRRTGEVTRTIERGTKSIDSMLYFLLFNIAPTLLELVAVAIIFYLNFGWELVAATAVTVVSYIALTRWITEWRTKLRAEMNDLDGKTHSRAVDSLLNYETVKYFNAEAREQHRYSASTQAYAKAAIKSENSLGLLNIVQALVTNLLMAGAMAYTVWGWSKGELTVGDLVFVNTYLMQLFRPLDMLGWVYRTIRQGLIDMAEMFRLIDTEIEVKDVPGAPALIVKRPSITFDNVVFGYDPERTILHGLSFEVPAGGHIALVGPSGAGKSTIARLLFRFYDPWSGRILIDGQDLAGVQQETVRQAIGIVPQDTVLFNDSIGYNIAYGRGGSTDSDVMAAARDAAIQPFIDLLPQGLETEVGERGLKLSGGEKQRVAIARTLVKNPPILLLDEATSALDSRTEQDILATLHKVSANRTTLSIAHRLSTIADADRILVLEGGRLAETGSHSELLRADGLYAEMWSRQQSESEDLSI, encoded by the coding sequence ATGCCCCCTGACACTGTAACACCTTCGCAAATCTCCTCCGCCAAACTGGCCGATCCCGAAAGCTGGGTAACTTTGAAGCGGTTCCTGCCATATCTCTGGCCAGATGACCGCCCGGACCTGAGAATGCGGATCATCATTGCGATGTTTTTCGTGGTCCTGACCAAGGCCACCATTCTGGCCCTGCCCTTCGCATACAAGAACGCGGTCGATGCAATGGCCACACCCAGCAACGAAGCGACCATGGTGGCACTGGCGCTGGTGCTCGCTTACGGACTGGGCCGGTTTTCGGGTGTCGTATTCGATAATCTGCGCAACGTCATTTTCGAACGTGTCGGTCAGGAAGCGACGCGCAATCTGGCTGAAGACGTCTTCGGCAAACTGCACAATCTGTCGCTCCGGTTTCACTTGTCCCGCCGGACGGGTGAAGTAACCAGAACGATAGAACGGGGCACGAAAAGCATCGATTCGATGCTGTATTTCCTGCTTTTCAATATCGCTCCGACATTGCTCGAACTGGTTGCGGTCGCGATTATTTTCTATCTGAATTTCGGCTGGGAACTGGTTGCTGCAACTGCTGTAACCGTCGTGTCCTATATCGCGCTGACACGCTGGATCACCGAATGGAGAACCAAGCTGCGCGCCGAGATGAACGATCTGGATGGCAAAACCCATTCTCGCGCGGTAGATTCGCTGTTGAATTATGAAACCGTGAAATACTTCAATGCCGAAGCGCGGGAACAGCATCGGTATTCTGCTTCCACACAAGCCTATGCTAAAGCTGCGATAAAATCGGAAAACTCGCTGGGCCTGCTCAATATTGTCCAGGCGCTGGTCACCAATCTCCTGATGGCAGGGGCAATGGCGTACACGGTCTGGGGCTGGAGCAAAGGCGAATTGACAGTCGGCGATCTGGTGTTTGTAAATACCTATCTCATGCAGCTGTTTCGCCCGCTCGATATGCTTGGCTGGGTCTATCGGACTATCCGCCAAGGGCTGATCGACATGGCGGAAATGTTCCGGCTTATAGACACCGAAATTGAAGTCAAAGACGTGCCGGGTGCGCCCGCGCTGATTGTCAAACGTCCATCAATCACGTTCGACAATGTGGTGTTTGGATACGATCCCGAACGGACCATTCTTCACGGCCTTTCTTTCGAAGTGCCGGCCGGCGGCCACATTGCCCTGGTCGGTCCGTCAGGCGCGGGCAAGTCCACCATCGCGCGGCTGTTGTTCAGGTTTTATGATCCGTGGTCGGGACGCATATTGATTGACGGTCAGGACTTGGCCGGGGTCCAGCAGGAAACCGTCCGTCAGGCGATCGGCATCGTTCCGCAGGATACGGTGCTGTTCAACGATTCAATCGGTTACAACATCGCGTATGGCCGCGGCGGTTCAACCGACAGCGACGTGATGGCGGCAGCCCGCGACGCGGCCATCCAACCGTTCATCGATCTGTTGCCTCAAGGGCTCGAGACAGAGGTGGGCGAGCGAGGGCTGAAACTTTCCGGCGGCGAAAAACAGCGGGTGGCTATCGCGCGAACGCTGGTGAAGAACCCCCCCATCCTGCTGCTCGATGAAGCCACCAGTGCGCTCGACAGCCGAACCGAGCAGGACATCCTTGCAACCTTGCACAAGGTTTCAGCGAACCGGACGACACTCAGCATCGCGCATCGCCTATCGACAATTGCCGATGCGGACCGCATTCTTGTGCTTGAAGGCGGGCGGCTGGCAGAAACGGGCAGCCACAGCGAACTCCTTCGCGCAGACGGACTTTACGCGGAAATGTGGTCCCGTCAGCAAAGCGAAAGCGAGGATCTGTCGATTTGA
- a CDS encoding retroviral-like aspartic protease family protein gives MLLSSLWPPVALLLAGAPGAVGDAAEAIDPPANEDIIKATQGRDQRLTVPVSIAGHGPFDFLVDTGAQATVVTGGVVDRLGPLERGRAMLVGMASRRVVDTVEVDGLVLGSRIFDNLTSPVLDARHVGADGIIGLDSLQDQRVLLDFKTNTLTVSDAKSLGGNRGFEIIVKARRKLGQLVITDAVIDGIRTAVIVDTGSQATVGNLSLQSRLRQRRGPDSVMTDVTGATMTGRISTTELISMGNVHMRGVSITFADAPPFASLGFSKKPALILGMRDLRLFDRVAIDFASRQILFDLPRGARTVRQGFLD, from the coding sequence ATGCTTCTTTCCTCATTATGGCCCCCGGTTGCTTTGCTTCTTGCCGGGGCACCAGGCGCGGTTGGTGACGCGGCAGAGGCGATCGACCCTCCCGCCAACGAAGACATTATCAAGGCCACCCAAGGTCGCGACCAGCGCCTGACTGTACCGGTGAGCATCGCGGGGCATGGTCCGTTCGATTTTCTGGTGGATACCGGCGCGCAAGCGACCGTTGTGACCGGCGGAGTGGTTGATCGCCTCGGTCCTTTAGAGCGCGGGCGGGCAATGTTGGTTGGCATGGCCAGCCGGCGGGTGGTCGATACCGTCGAAGTCGATGGCCTTGTGTTAGGCAGCCGCATTTTCGACAATCTGACCTCGCCGGTACTCGACGCTCGGCATGTTGGCGCTGACGGGATTATCGGTCTCGACAGCTTGCAGGACCAACGCGTGCTACTGGATTTCAAGACCAATACCCTCACTGTATCGGACGCAAAATCCCTGGGTGGGAACCGCGGGTTCGAGATTATCGTCAAAGCGCGCCGGAAATTGGGGCAGTTGGTTATCACCGATGCGGTCATCGACGGTATTCGCACCGCTGTCATCGTCGATACCGGATCGCAGGCGACCGTCGGCAATCTGTCGCTGCAAAGCAGGTTGCGGCAAAGGCGCGGTCCCGATTCGGTAATGACTGATGTTACCGGCGCAACGATGACCGGCCGGATCAGCACGACGGAACTGATCAGCATGGGTAATGTCCATATGCGCGGCGTCTCCATCACTTTCGCCGATGCGCCCCCCTTCGCCTCGCTTGGTTTTTCCAAGAAACCTGCGCTTATTTTGGGCATGCGCGATCTGCGCCTGTTTGACCGGGTGGCGATTGATTTTGCATCGCGCCAAATCCTGTTTGATTTGCCGCGCGGTGCGCGCACCGTACGCCAGGGCTTTCTCGATTGA